In the Arachis ipaensis cultivar K30076 chromosome B04, Araip1.1, whole genome shotgun sequence genome, taCAGATGAAAATACCACCAGATTTGGTCCTTCATGACTGGAAAGAACAACATCAAGattaaacaaaaatcaaagagaAATGACCTGTGACCCTTTACGCCATCTTTCCCTTGGTATTTTAGGTGACATTTTCGGGTTGTAGCGGCCATCCTTCACATCAAGAAAGCTACAATATGAAAAAACTAATTCATTGCACCTTTTGGAAATCTTTTCACATGAACTTATTATAATTGAGCAGCCAAAAAAGATATAGTGCTAAGCACCTCAAGAACCAAAGCCTTCTTCTCTACCTGTCCACAAAGCTCCTTTGAGAAACCATGACATAATTGTACACATAAGAGAAGTTGTATAGAGGAACACAGCTGCACGTGGAAAACAGAAACTTAGACTCTTACTATGGCAAGTAAATTACCACGTCCCAACCTGCCTTTTCACTTCAAAAAGGATACAAAATAAACAGGGCAAACAGGACAAAGAAGAAACATATAAAGATAAAAGTCCCAATGGAAACTTATGTTATTACAAGACTTGTAAATGCCAACCTATCCGAGAGAAGAACAAATCTTTGATTTGCAGGGTCATCTAGTGCTGCCGCCAGTAACAACCTTTCAGCCTGAATCATACTTGATTCTCCCCATGAAACCTAAAAAAATGAATTAAGCGAACTCGTAAAAGATTTGGACTAGACAACACATTGGTATACCAGACAGCAGCTGACAGAATTTATATCTTTATCGGTTTTACAAAGGGCATTTGTGAAgaatacaaaaatggaaggattTTTATAAGAAAGATAAAATCTGAGTTTCCAATGGCATTAAATACATAGAAGTTCACTTTCTCTATAAAATCATTTCCCTTTTGTATTAGCAAAACTCTATCTTTATACTAAATCATATCCGCAGAGATCGCATTAGGATAAAAACATATATCCAGGcccaattaaaaaaaacaatGAGTATGAACAGAGGATACTTAATTGATTTTTTTACTATATCTTGCATAATTTGCTTTTGATGAAACCATGCCATGCATTATgtaatatgattttttaaaaaatgaaaaaaaataatgttATAAGATGTAACTTACCAACACATATTGGTTGACAAGTTTAAATAACCCATTTGAAATATTTTCTTAAAAGGTAAATTATGTTATATACGATGCGAGTAACATAGTGGTtgacaaattaaaaaaaaccGTTGGAAATAATTTTTCCTTGGATCAATTTGGTGTCCCTTCAATTACGGGGTGACAAATTTAGCAGCTCCACCCACGGAGTCTAGCAGAAGGTATATTTTCAAGGGACATGGAGACAAAACTTCATAGGGCGTATAACAAATTCATAACTCAAAATTTGTGAGCAGTTAAACAAAACAGACCTTAGAAGTTCCCCGGGAATTAACATTttacttcttattttctttccattttgtGCATCATAGGAAAGGGGTAATATATACATACATCCACATCAAGCATCAACAACCCGAAAAGAAAGCAACGTTTATATTTGAAAACCACCAATTGGAAAAGCCAAAATAGGGAAAAGAGGAGAAGGACGGGGAACCTGAATGACATTGGAGATTTGTGTACCATAGAAGAAGCTGGACCTCGTAGTTGACTCATCCAACACGAACCCTGGCGCCGAATGAACGTAAATCGAGAACTTGGCAACGTTACCGTTCTGCACCAACCAAATCCATAAAAAAACAAGAAGCTCAATCATATTTTTCTCATAATTTCCAATAACGATCAGTTTCAAaataaatattagaaaaaaagaaagaaaaagaagagggaaACGAACCTTGAAGAAGACATGCCAGAGGAAATCAAGGGGGATGTTTTGGCGAACGAGGAACAAGAAGGCGATCTTAGGGGGGCCGTGGAAGGTTCTAGAAACCGTTGATCGCGTTACCTTGAAATGGTTGGAGCTATCAGCGTTGGAGAGGTAAGAGGAGTGAAGAGAAAATAGAGAGGCCAAAACGAGGACGCAGGAGAGTGAAACGCAGAGCAGGATGAGGAGCTTCCAGCTGAAGAATCTACTGCCGGTGGTGCTGGTGATGACGTGGCGCCTCTTGGGAGGCACGCCTCTCGCACTTGCAGTTGACACCGCCACCATCACCACCTAAAGCTAACAGAGCATTTGATTTGATTACCATGTAAATTGGAGAAAGAAAACAAGCATTCACGTTTGGAGTGATAAATGATGATGATACCATATCCCATAGGGGCTGCCGAATAGCGGTAGCTGCATGCGTTGAAACGGCGTCGTAGAAATGTCGTTTTTGTTCTTTACTTCTTTTTGGGCTCCTTTTAGTTTTCAGTTTTCATATTTGACTTTTGACGTTAGGAGGTGGGTCCCACAGAATAGTGACACGTCGGCAACGTGGCCCGTGAAGCTTTTCAGCTGAGGGCGCGGCACCGCCTTGCCAAAATAGTAAAATACACGTGCACCCACATCCTTCGTTCACTTAACCTAACCCCAAATCGAATGTTTTTATTACTTAAGGATGGATTCATTAACCAagcccaaataaaaaaaattttaagaaaaaaataataaatatatctttaacttttttatttataaatttgtaaataaaaaagttaaatttttNNNNNNNNNNNNNNNNNNNNNNNNNNNNNNNNNNNNNNNNNNNNNNNNNNNNNNNNNNNNNNNNNNNNNNNNNNNNNNNNNNNNNNNNNNNNNNNNNNNNNNNNNNNNNNNNNNNNNNNNNNNNNNNNNNNNNNNNNNNNNNNNNNNNNNNNNNNNNNNNNNNNNNNNNNNNNNNNNNNNNNNNNNNNNNNNNNNNNNNNNNNNNNNNNNNNNNNNNNNNNNNNNNNNNNNNNNNNNNNNNNNNNNNNNNNNNNNNNNNNNNNNNNNNNNNNNNNNNNNNNNNNNNNNNNNNNNNNNNNNNNNNNNNNNNNNNNNNNNNNNNNNNNNNNNNNNNNNNNNNNNNNNNNNNNNNNNNNNNNNNNNNNNNNNNNNNNNNNNNNNNNNNNNNNNNNNNNNNNNNNNNNNNNNNNNNNNNNNNNNNNNNNNNNNNNNNNNNNNNNNNNNNNNNNNNNNNNNNNNNNNNNNNNNNNNNNNNNNNNNNNNNNNNNNNNNNNNNNNNNNNNNNNNNNNNNNNNNNNNNNNNNNNNNNNNNNNNNNNNNNNNNNNNNNNNNNNNNNNNNNNNNNNNNNNNNNNNNNNNNNNNNNNNNNNNNNNNNNNNNNNNNNNNNNNNNNNNNNNNNNNNNNNNNNNNNNNNNNNNNNNNNNNNNNNNNNNNNNNNNNNNNNNNNNNNNNNNNNNNNNNNNNNNNNNNNNNNNNNNNNNNNNNNNNNNNNNNNNNNNNNNNNNNNNNNNNNNNNNNNNNNNNNNNNNNNNNNNNNNNNNNNNNNNNNNNNNNNNNNNNNNNNNNNNNNNNNNNNNNNNNNNNNNNNNNNNNNNNNNNNNNNNNNNNNNNNNNNNNNNNNNNNNNNNNNNNNNNNNNNNNNNNNNNNNNNNNNNNNNNNNNNNNNNNNNNNNNNNNNNNNNNNNNNNNNNNNNNNNNNNNNNNNNNNNNNNNNNNNNNNNNNNNNNNNNNNNNNNNNNNNNNNNNNNNNNNNNNNNNNNNNNNNNNNNNNNNNNNNNNNNNNNNNNNNNNNNNNNNNNNNNNNNNNNNNNNNNNNNNNNNNNNNNNNNNNNNNNNNNNNNNNNNNNNNNNNNNNNNNNNNNNNNNNNNNNNNNNNNNNNNNNNNNNNNNNNNNNNNNNNNNNNNNNNNNNNNNNNNNNNNNNNNNNNNNNNNNNNNNNNNNNNNNNNNNNNNNNNNNNNNNNNNNNNNNNNNNNNNNNNNNNNNNNNNNNNNNNNNNNNNNNNNNNNNNNNNNNNNNNNNNNNNNNNNNNNNNNNNNNNNNNNNNNNNNNNNNNNNNNNNNNNNNNNNNNNNNNNNNNNNNNNNNNNNNNNNNNNNNNNNNNNNNNNNNNNNNNNNNNNNNNNNNNNNNNNNNNNNNNNNNNNNNNNNNNNNNNNNNNNNNNNNNNNNNNNNNNNNNNNNNNNNNNNNNNNNNNNNNNNNNNNNNNNNNNNNNNNNNNNNNNNNNNNNNNNNNNNNNNNNNNNNNNNNNNNNNNNNNNNNNNNNNNNNNNNNNNNNNNNNNNNNNNNNNNNNNNNNNNNNNNNNNNNNNNNNNNNNNNNNNNNNNNNNNNNNNNNNNNNNNNNNNNNNNNNNNNNNNNNNNNNNNNNNNNNNNNNNNNNNNNNNNNNNNNNNNNNNNNNNNNNNNNNNNNNNNNNNNNNNNNNNNNNNNNNNNNNNNNNNNNNNNNNNNNNNNNNNNNNNNNNNNNNNNNNNNNNNNNNNNNNNNNNNNNNNNNNNNNNNNNNNNNNNNNNNNNNNNNNNNNNNNNNNNNNNNNNNNNNNNNNNNNNNNNNNNNNNNNNNNNNNNNNNNNNNNNNNNNNNNNNNNNNNNNNNNNNNNNNNNNNNNNNNNNNNNNNNNNNNNNNNNNNNNNNNNNNNNNNNNNNNNNNNNNNNNNNNNNNNNNNNNNNNNNNNNNNNNNNNNNNNNNNNNNNNNNNNNNNNNNNNNNNNNNNNNNNNNNNNNNNNNNNNNNNNNNNNNNNNNNNNNNNNNNNNNNNNNNNNNNNNNNNNNNNNNNNNNNNNNNNNNNNNNNNNNNNNNNNNNNNNNNNNNNNNNNNNNNNNNNNNNNNNNNNNNNNNNNNNNNNNNNNNNNNNNNNNNNNNNNNNNNNNNNNNNNNNNNNNNNNNNNNNNNNNNNNNNNNNNNNNNNNNNNNNNNNNNNNNNNNNNNNNNNNNNNNNNNNNNNNNNNNNNNNNNNNNNNNNNNNNNNNNNNNNNNNNNNNNNNNNNNNNNNNNNNNNNNNNNNNNNNNNNNNNNNNNNNNNNNNNNNNNNNNNNNNNNNNNNNNNNNNNNNNNNNNNNNNNNNNNNNNNNNNNNNNNNNNNNNNNNNNNNNNNNNNNNNNNNNNNNNNNNNNNNNNNNNNNNNNNNNNNNNNNNNNNNNNNNNNNNNNNNNNNNNNNNNNNNNNNNNNNNNNNNNNNNNNNNNNNNNNNNNNNNNNNNNNNNNNNNNNNNNNNNNNNNNNNNNNNNNNNNNNNNNNNNNNNNNNNNNNNNNNNNNNNNNNNNNNNNNNNNNNNNNNNNNNNNNNNNNNNNNNNNNNNNNNNNNNNNNNNNNNNNNNNNNNNNNNNNNNNNNNNNNNNNNNNNNNNNNNNNNNNNNNNNNNNNNNNNNNNNNNNNNNNNNNNNNNNNNNNNNNNNNNNNNNNNNNNNNNNNNNNNNNNNNNNNNNNNNNNNNNNNNNNNNNNNNNNNNNNNNNNNNNNNNNNNNNNNNNNNNNNNNNNNNNNNNNNNNNNNNNNNNNNNNNNNNNNNNNNNNNNNNNNNNNNNNNNNNNNNNNNNNNNNNNNNNNNNNNNNNNNNNNNNNNNNNNNNNNNNNNNNNNNNNNNNNNNNNNNNNNNNNNNNNNNNNNNNNNNNNNNNNNNNNNNNNNNNNNNNNNNNNNNNNNNNNNNNNNNNNNNNNNNNNNNNNNNNNNNNNNNNNNNNNNNNNNNNNNNNNNNNNNNNNNNNNNNNNNNNNNNNNNNNNNNNNNNNNNNNNNNNNNNNNNNNNNNNNNNNNNNNNNNNNNNNNNNNNNNNNNNNNNNNNNNNNNNNNNNNNNNNNNNNNNNNNNNNNNNNNNNNNNNNNNNNNNNNNNNNNNNNNNNNNNNNNNNNNNNNNNNNNNNNNNNNNNNNNNNNNNNNNNNNNNNNNNNNNNNNNNNNNNNNNNNNNNNNNNNNNNNNNNNNNNNNNNNNNNNNNNNNNNNNNNNNNNNNNNNNNNNNNNNNNNNNNNNNNNNNNNNNNNNNNNNNNNNNNNNNNNNNNNNNNNNNNNNNNNNNNNNNNNNNNNNNNNNNNNNNNNNNNNNNNNNNNNNNNNNNNNNNNNNNNNNNNNNNNNNNNNNNNNNNNNNNNNNNNNNNNNNNNNNNNNNNNNNNNNNNNNNNNNNNNNNNNNNNNNNNNNNNNNNNNNNNNNNNNNNNNNNNNNNNNNNNNNNNNNNNNNNNNNNNNNNNNNNNNNNNNNNNNNNNNNNNNNNNNNNNNNNNNNNNNNNNNNNNNNNNNNNNNNNNNNNNNNNNNNNNNNNNNNNNNNNNNNNNNNNNNNNNNNNNNNNNNNNNNNNNNNNNNNNNNNNNNNNNNNNNNNNNNNNNNNNNNNNNNNNNNNNNNNNNNNNNNNNNNNNNNNNNNNNNNNNNNNNNNNNNNNNNNNNNNNNNNNNNNNNNNNNNNNNNNNNNNNNNNNNNNNNNNNNNNNNNNNNNNNNNNNNNNNNNNNNNNNNNNNNNNNNNNNNNNNNNNNNNNNNNNNNNNNNNNNNNNNNNNNNNNNNNNNNNNNNNNNNNNNNNNNNNNNNNNNNNNNNNNNNNNNNNNNNNNNNNNNNNNNNNNNNNNNNNNNNNNNNNNNNNNNNNNNNNNNNNNNNNNNNNNNNNNNNNNNNNNNNNNNNNNNNNNNNNNNNNNNNNNNNNNNNNNNNNNNNNNNNNNNNNNNNNNNNNNNNNNNNNNNNNNNNNNNNNNNNNNNNNNNNNNNNNNNNNNNNNNNNNNNNNNNNNNNNNNNNNNNNNNNNNNNNNNNNNNNNNNNNNNNNNNNNNNNaaaataaaaaataagaataaaatggCATAAGTATAATTAATATGTCAAAGGGAGAAATTCCTACGTAACGTTGGGGATTTGAGTTGAAAAGGAATCAAATGAAAGCCAAAAACATGTGTTTGTTTCCTTTTGGATTGCGTGGTTTTACTGGTTTGTATTTAATGAACCAAAAACCAAAGCAAAGGGTTGGTGGAATTGGAGAGGGACCTACGCTCACACTGTCACACATTACCCCCACTTGATCACATGCACCGTCC is a window encoding:
- the LOC107638647 gene encoding uncharacterized protein LOC107638647; its protein translation is MVAVSTASARGVPPKRRHVITSTTGSRFFSWKLLILLCVSLSCVLVLASLFSLHSSYLSNADSSNHFKVTRSTVSRTFHGPPKIAFLFLVRQNIPLDFLWHVFFKNGNVAKFSIYVHSAPGFVLDESTTRSSFFYGTQISNVIQVSWGESSMIQAERLLLAAALDDPANQRFVLLSDSCVPLYNFSYVYNYVMVSQRSFVDSFLDVKDGRYNPKMSPKIPRERWRKGSQWFTVVRSHAEVIVDDDVIFPVFNRHCKRRPPIDNRKGKLNLKLQKQHNCIPDEHYVQTLLAMHDLEGQLERRTLTYTLWNQSTTKMENKGWHPITFSYANASPQRIKEMKGINHVYYETEFRTEWCRANLTSVPCFLFARKFSKGAAMRLLSDEVVGHFQVSAMLDTPP